In Pannonibacter sp. XCT-53, the sequence GTCGTCCCGAAACAGCGGCAGCAGCGGCTGCCTCCGCGTCGGCAATCAGATCCGCCAGCACGAAGGGCGTGTCCATGCCGGGTTCCAGCCCGATGCGGGCAAGGCCATGGCGGGCGGCCAGCTCGCGGGCGACATCCGTGAAGGCCGTGTCATGCAGCAGCACATGCGAGCGGCAGGTGGCAAGCAACGGCGACAGCTCGGCAAAGGGCTGGCGCCAGTTGAGCGGCACCAGCACGAGCCGCGCCTTCTGTGCCGCGAACAGCGCAATGAAGAACTCCGGCCGGTTGAGGCTGAGGATCGGCACCCTTGCCCCCTCCACCAGCCCCATGTCGAGGAGGGCAGCGGCCAGGCGGCTCGCCTGCCGCTCCACCTCGGCAAAGGTGAGGCGCTCTCCCGTTGCCTGGTCGATGAAGGCGACGCGGTCCGGGGTCAGTTCGGCCCGGCGGGCGGCCATGTCGGTCACGTGATCCATCGGTCCTCCAGAGATGTGGTCCGGCCTCCCGGCCGCATTCAGACTTCGGTCAGGCGCGGGCGCTCCCCGCAGCAAAGTCGCGCATGCGCGCCAGCGTGTCGGGGTGGGTGACAAGGGCGAGGAACCGCTGGCGCTCGGCCTCAAGCCGCGCCGCCACCACTGACACCCGCTCCGGCGTCCAGACGCCCGCGCGGGTGGCGGCAAGGCTGCGCGGATCCTTGGCAGCCAGGGTGGCGAGCCAGCCGGCAATCACGGTCTCCACGCCGCCCGGTGCGGCCAGTTCGCTGACCAGACCCAGACGCAGCGCCTCGTCGGCGCTGATCCGGCGGTTGAGAACCTGGATCGACAGGGCCGTGGCCGTGCCGACCCGGTCGGGCAGCAGGGCGGTCCAGCCGCCATCGGGCGCAAAGCCCATGTCGACGTAATAGGGCTGGAAGAACGCCGACGGATCGGCAGCGACCAGATCGCTCGCCAGCACCAGCCCGGTCGAGCCGCCGGTGACCGGGCCATTGAGCGCCGTCAGCACCGGCATCGGGAACGCCAGCAGGTCGAGGATCGCCCCGTTCAGCTCCCCCACCAGATCGGCGGCATAGGCGCTGAGCGCGCCCGCGCTGCCCGCATGGGCGAGAAACCCGGCAATGTCACCGCCAATCGAAAAACTGCGCGCCGCGGAGGCCAGCACCAGCGCCCTTGCCCCGGACTGCCGCGCCACCGCAATGGCGGCTCGCAGATCCGTCAGCAGCTCCGGCACCAGCGCATTGTGGCGACGGCTGCGGGAGAGCGTGATGCGGGCGTGGCCGCCGTCCAGCTGCAGCGCCGCCAGCGGCCCGGCCGCCTCCGTCGCAGCAAGGCTCACGGCTTGTCCCCGCGCGGCTGAAGGCCATGCACGATCAGGTCATGCGCGGCGTCCACCACCTCGGCAACGGGCGTGCGGTCCTCCCAGATGACCGCACGCTCGCCGAGCGCACGGGCAATCCCCATGAGGGCCCATGCGCGAACATCGCAATCGCCGGGCCGGATCTGCCCGGCCGCCTCCGCATCGGCCAGAGCCGAACGGTAGCCTTCCGCGAAACTGCTGAAATAGGCGCGATAGGCCGCCGGATCGACGAACAGCGCCTCCTGGATGATGCGGTAGAGATCCGGATGGGCGGCGACAAAGTCGAGGAAGCCGCGCAGGCCCGCCTTTTCCGCATCAAGCCGGTCGGGAATGTTCGCGGTCGCCTGCGTCAGCGCCCGGCGGACAAGACGGCCCATCTCCAAGACCAGCTCGGAGAAGACCTCCTCCTTGCTCTTGAAGTAGATGTAGAAGGTGCCCTGCGCGCATCCGGCCTCGCGCGTGATCGCGCCGATGGACGCCTCGCTGAAGCCCTTCGCGCCGATCACCCGCTCGGCCGCATCCAGGATCGCCCGGCGCGTCGCCTCGCCGCGCGCCGTCTTGGGCTGGACGCCGCGCGGCTCTTCCGCCTCGGCGACCGGACCCGCAGGCACAGGCGCTGCCTTCGCCTTGCGTGGCCGGGGAGTTGCGGCTTCGGTTCGGACTTGACGCCTGCGTTCGCTCACGGGACACCTTTGTCTGGCCAGCGCGCCCGCAGGCGCACCAACATGAAACATGAATCACTATTCATGTTTTGGGCCTGATTGCAAGCCCGTGCTGCGCTTCACGGGCGAAGGGGGCCGCCGGCGTGTCGTGGCGCGGTCACGGACACGGTGACTGCGGGTCCAGACCCATGATCCCCGTCGCCTTCCTCCCGGGCGCAGCGAAGCGAAGACCCGGGACCGGAGAGCCAATCTGCCTCCGGTTCCCTCGCATGGGATCCTCGAAACCTCGACCCTCCTGTCCCGGCTCGAGCTGACGCTCGTCAGGGATGACGACGGTGTGTCGAGGTGCGTCGTTACTCTCGGGCCTCTCCGTCGTCGCTTTCCAATGGCCGCACCGGGTCGGCCCCGTTGCGCAGGGCCTCCAGCGCCTGCATGCGCTGCTCGCTGCGCTGCCAGTTTTCGCGGGTCACGCCGGCAATCAGCACTTCCGCGACAGCCATCAGCGCCGTCGAGGAATCCCAGGGCGACGGCACGGCGACGCGCACGGGCAGCACGTGCTGCGAGATCCGGGCGACGGGCGACATCCAGCTGTCGGTGATGAGGCCGACGGTGACGCCCTGCCTGGCCGCCGCCTCGGCAAAGCGCACGATGCCGGCCTGATAGCGACGGATGTCGAAGACGACGAGCACGTCCTTCGGCCCCATGCCGATGAGCTGGTCGAGCCAGTTGCTCTCCTGCCCGGCCAGATGGTGCACGCCCGGCCGGACAATGCGCAGATGCGCGGCCATGTAGCGTGCCAGCGCATCGGTGAAGCGGCCGCCGAGCAGGTAGACCGTCCGCCGCTCGTCCGCGAGCAGCCGGACGAAGGCCTCGATCTCGCGGGCGGGAAGATGCTGGAACGTCTCGCGCAGGTTCTCGACCAGCTTGTCGGCATAGGCGTTGCCGCAACCGGTGTCCGCGGATGGCAACGCCAGATCCCGCGCGAGCGGCGCCTTGAGCTGGTTCTCGATTTCGGATTTCAGGCGGCGCTGGAACTCGGGAAAGCCCGGAAAGCCGAGCCGCGCGACAAAGCGCAGGATGGTGGGCGAGCTGACGCCGGCGGCATCGGCGAACTGCGCCACCGTCTGCAGACCCAGAAACGGATAGTTCGCCATCAGCGCCTGCGCGGCGCGTCGCTCGGTGGCGGTGAACTCGTCCAGCCGCGCCCGGATCTCCTCGACCAGTGCATGTTCCATGCCCGCTCCCCGTCGGTCCCTGCCGCCCTTTCCGTCGCCTGATCGCGCCGGAATGCCCGGAAGGCCGTTTTGAAGTTTTATGTTTGACAGGCCCCGTTTCCTTGTATCAAATCATACACGGCGCGGCTTGATACGCAATTCTGTAACAAAAAATACAAGCGTTAACGGCCGTTCACATCCAGATGGGGAGGCAGCATGGCACAGCCGGAGAGGCCGTTTGCCAGCGATGGGACAGCTGTGTCCGTCGAGAACCGCAACGGCAGCAGCGACTATGTGCTGGTGTGCGACCACGCCTCGAATTTCATTCCCGAGGCCTACGGGGACCTCGGGCTGAGCGCCGAGGCCCGGGTGGCCCACATCGCCTGGGATCCGGGTGCGCTCGGCACGGCGCAGGAGATGGCGCGCCTTCTCGACGCGCCGCTCGTCTATCCGCGCATCTCGCGCCTGATCATCGACTGCAACCGCGACCACGCGGCGCATGACCTCATCCCGGCGATCAGCGAGACCACGCGCATTCCCGGCAACGAGAACCTGGGCGAAGAGGAGCGCAAACAGCGCATCGCGCTGGCGCATGCGCCCTTCCACAGCGCCATCGAGACGCTGGTGGCGGAGCGGGCGCGGGCCGGCAAGCGCAGCGTCATCGTCTCCGTCCACACCTACACCCCGGTCTACAAGGGCGTCGCGCGGCCCTGGGAAATCGGCATCATCGCCGACAAGGACCGGCGGCTCGGCGACGCGATGATCGCGGCGCTGAAGGCTCCGGGTGACCTGACGGTGGGCGACAACGAGCCCTATTCGCCGGCAGATGGCGTCTATTACACCCTGACCCGCCACGGCGAAGCCCATGGCCGCGCCTGCGCCATGATCGAGATCCGCAACAGCGATGTGGCGACGCCCGAGGCGGAGAAGCAGTGGGGGCAGCGGCTGGGCAAGATCCTGGCGGACAGCCTGCCGGTTCTGGAGGAGGGGGCATGATGCCGGGCTTCGCACGCGCCTATGTCCGCTGGGTTGACGGCTTCAACATCCGTCTCGGCCGGGTCATCATGTATGGCCTGTTCGTGATGATGGCGATCCTGCTGTGGTCGTCCATCTCCAAGACCTTCTTCACCCCCTCGCTCTGGACGCTGGAACTCGCCCAGTTCGCGATGGTGACCTATTATGTCCTCGGCGGCCCCTACTCGCTGCAGGCGGGCGCGCATGTCCGCATGGACCTGTTCTACGCCAACTGGTCGCTGCGCAAGAAGGCCTCGATCGACGCCCTCACGGTGTTCCTGCTGATCTTCTATCTCGGCGTGCTGCTCTACGGCTCGCTTGCCTCGACGGCCTTCTCGCTGGGCTATTTCGACGATCATCCCCTGCTGTTCTACCGGGACCTGATCGTGGCCTTCGTCACCGGCGGTCCGGATGCGGCCGGCGAGGTGATGGGTCATCTGGAACGCAGCCGCACCGCCTTCCGCGCCTACATGTGGCCGATCAAGGTGATCATGACCTTCGGTTTCTTCCTGATGCTGCTGCAGGCCATATCCGAGCTGATCAAGGACATTGCCCGTATTAGTGGAGAAGAGATCTGATGTCCTACGAGATGATCACCCTCTTCATGTTCGCCTCGATGATGCTGATGATGCTGACCGGCCAGCGCGTCTTCGGCGCCATCGGCGGTGTCGCGGCCATTGCGGCGCTGGCGCTCTGGGGCACCGGCTCGACCGACATCCCCTTCGCCCAGGCCATCAAGCTGATGAACTGGTATCCGATGCTGACGCTGCCCATGTTCATCTTCATGGGCTACGTGCTGTCGGAATCGCGCATCGCGGAAGATCTCTACCGCATGTTCCACGTCTGGATGGGGCCGATCAATGGCGGCCTGGCGATCGGAACGATCCTGCTGATGGTGCTGGTGTCAGCCATGAACGGCCTGTCGGTGGCCGGCATGGCCATCGGCGCGACCATCGCCCTGCCCGAGCTGCTGCGCCGCGGCTATGACAAGCGCATGATCTCCGGCGTCATCCAGGCCGGGTCCTCGCTTGGCATTCTCATCCCGCCCTCGGTGGTGCTGGTGCTCTACGCCATGATCGCGCGCCAGCCGGTCGGCAACCTCTGGCTTGCCGGTGTCATCCCTGGCCTGATGATGGCCGCGATGTTCATTGTCTATGTGGCGATCCGCTGCAAGCTGCAGCCGCAGCTCGGACCGGCGCTGCCGAAGGAAGAACGCAACGTGCCGATGCCGGAGAAGCTGCGCCTGTTGTCGGCCGGCCTGCTGCCCATCGGCATCTTCCTCGTGATGATGATCCCCTTCGTGAACGGCTGGACCAGCCTTGTCGAGAGCTCGGCCATCGGCGCCCTGACGGCCTTCGCCGTGGCGCTGGCCAAGCGGCGCATGACCTGGGCCATCTTCCAGAGCTGCGTGAAGCAGACCCTGTTCATCTCCTGCATGTTCATGTGGATCATCCTCGCCGCGCTCGGCTTCGGCGCCGTGTTCGACGGACTGGGGGCGGTGAAGTCGATCGAACACTTCTTCACCGGCGAGCTGGGCCTCAATCCCTGGACGATCCTGATCATCATGCAGCTGTCGTTCCTGGTCATGGGCACGTTCCTCGACGACACGGCCATGCTGGTCATCGTGGCGCCGCTCTACGTGCCGCTGGTTGCCAAGCTGGACCTCGGCATGCCCCCCGACCAGGCCCTGATCTGGTACGGCGTGCTCTACACGATCACGACCCAGATCGCCTATCTGACCCCGCCGTTCGGATACAACCTGTTCCTGATGCGCGCCATGGCCCCGCCGGAGTTCTCGATGCGCGACATCTACGCCTCGATCGTGCCCTTCGTGCTGATCATGGTCCTGGCGCTGGCGATCATCATGATTTTCCCGCAGATTGCCTTGTGGCTGCCGGGACTGGTCTACGGGACCTGACAGCAAGACAGGCGGGCCCGGCCAACGGGCCCGTCATGTGAGGGAGGACGCAAGACCGCCAGGAGCGGCATGACCTGCACGATTTCGACATGCGGACGACCCCCGGCGGGCCACAACAAGGCCAAAGGCCACCTGCCCGGGGTCAGATCACCTTAAAGGGGAGTGACTGGACATGACGAGCAGACGTGAATTCCTGAAGAATGCCGGCCTGACGACGGTTGCCGCCGCCGGTGCCACCACCCTCGCCGCTCCGGCGGTGCTGGGCCAGGCCCCAATCAAGTGGCGCCTGCAGACCTACGCCGGTGCGGCCCTCGGCGAGCATGTGATCAAGCCGGCCATCGATGCCTTCAACAAGGCGGCCAACGGCCAGATGGTGATCGAGCTCTATTACGCCGACCAGCTGGTTCCGACCTCGGAACTGTTCCGCGCCATGCAGAAGGGCACCATCGACGCCGTGCAGTCCGATGACGACTCCATGGCCTCGCCGACGGAAGTGGCCGTGTTCGGCGGCTATTTCCCCTTCGCCACCCGCTACTCGCTGGACGTGCCGGTGCTGTTCAACCAGTACGGCCTGAAGAAGATCTGGGAAGACGAGTATGCCAAGGTCGGCGTGAAGCACATTTCCGCCGGCTCCTGGGATCCCTGCCACTTTGCCACCAAGGACCCGATCACCAAGCTGGAAGACCTGAAGGGCAAGCGCATCTTCACCTTCCCGACCGCCGGGCGCTTCCTGACCCAGTTCGGCGTGGTGCCGGTGACCCTGCCCTGGGAAGACATCCAGGTGGCCGTGCAGACCGGCGAACTGGACGGCATCGCCTGGTCGGGCATCACGGAATGCTACACGGTCGGCTGGGCCGACGTGACCAAGTACTTCCTGACCAACAACATCTCCGGCGCCTGGGTTGGCCACTTCTTCGCCAACAACGACCGCTGGAACGAGCTGCCGGACCATCTCAAGGTGATGCTGCAGCTCGCGATGGACAGCTCGCACCTCTATCGCCAGTGGTGGTACTGGGGCGGCGAGGCGGACCTGCGCGTCAACGGGCCGAAGCTGCAGCTCACCTCGATCCCGGACGACGAGTGGGTGGTGGTCGAACAGGCCTCGCTCGCGTTCTGGGACGAGATCGCGGCTGAATCGCCGGTGAAGGCCCAGGTGGTCGAGATCATCAAGAAGTACAACACCGTCATGGCGAAGGCCGGCCGGCCGTACCGCTACGGCTGACCCCTGCTCCGGCGCCCCGGACCCGTTGCGGTCCGGGGCCTCCCGCACCCTTCCCGGACAACAGGAAAAGTTACATCCAGATGGCTGGAAATCTGACACTCGACGCCCTGAAACTGGCCGCCGCAGAGGGCAGGATCGACACCGTGCTGGCCTGCATCGTCGACATGCAGGGCCGGCTCATGGGCAAGCGCTTCCATGTGCAGCACTTCCTCACCAGCGCGCATGAGGAAACCCACTGCTGCAACTATCTCCTGGCAACGGATCTGGAGATGTACACGGTCGCCGGCTATGCGGCGACGAGCTGGGCCGGCGGCTATGGCGACTATGTGATGAAGCCGGACCTCTCCACGCTGCGGCTGGTGCCCTGGCTCGAAGGCACCGCCATGGTGCTCTGCGACGTGCAGGACCATCACACCCATGCCGACGTGCCGCATTCGCCGCGCGCCCTGCTGAAGACGCAGGTGGCGCGCCTCGATGCCCTCGGCCTGACCGCCATGATGGCGACCGAACTGGAGTTCTTCCTGTTCGCCAGGAGCTTCGACGAGATCCGCAAGTCCGGCTTCCGCGACCTGGAGCCGATCTCGGCCTATAACGAGGACTACCACATCCTGGCCACGACCAAGGAAGAGCATGTGATGCGCCCGCTGCGCAACCATCTCTACGCCGCCGGCATCCCGGTGGAGAACACCAAGGGCGAGGCCGAGGCCGGTCAGGAAGAACTCAACATCCGCTACGCCGATGCGCTGACCTGTGCCGACTATCACTCGATTGCCAAGCATGCGGTGAAGGAGATTGCCTGGCAGCACGGGCACGGCGTGACCTTCCTGCCCAAGTGGCACAAGGACCGCACCGGATCCTCCGCCCACGTGCACCAGTCGCTGTGGACCAAGGACGGCAAGCCGGCCTTCTTCGACGCGTCCAAGCCGCATGGCATGTCGGACCTGATGCGCCAGTACATGGCCGGGCTGATCAAGTATGCGCCGGACTACACCTATTTCCTGGCGCCCTACATCAACAGCTACAAGCGCTTCCAGAAGGGCACCTTCGCGCCGACGCGGATGGTGTGGTCGATCGACAACCGCACCGCCGGCTTCCGGCTCTGTGGCGAGGACACCAAGGGCGTGCGCGTCGAATGCCGCATTGGCGGCTCCGACCTCAATCCCTATCTGGCGCTTGCCGTGCAGATCGCGGCCGGCCTGCGCGGCATCGAGGAGAAGCTGGACCTGGCCCCGGCCATGACCGGCGACCTCTACGAGGCCCAGAAGACGCCGCAGATCCCGCGCAACCTGCGCGATGCGCTGTCGGCGCTGAATGCCTCGTCCATGCTGCGCGAGGCCTTCGGCGACAAGGTGGTTGACCATTACCTGCGCGCAGGCGAATGGGAGCAGGAGGAATTCGACCGCGTGGTGACCGATTACGAGATTGCCCGCGGATTTGAACGCGCCTGAGAGTGGCGGCCCGGCGGACCCGGGCCAGCCGCCTCGGGGCCCCATGCAGCCGCCGGCACCCGGCGGTGTTTTTTGAAGGTGACCCATGTCGGACACGATCAAACTCATCTCGCCGGTCGACGGATCGGTCTATGCGGAACGCGCGGCGCTGGACGCCGTCGCCGTCGAGCGGGTGGTGACAGCCGCCCGCACCGCCCAGACCGGCTGGGCCGCGACCCCGCTTGCCACCCGCATCGACTACTGCCTGAAGGCGCTGGACGCGCTGCTGGCGATGAACGACGACATCGTGACGGAACTGGCCTGGCAGATGGGCCGGCCGGTGCGCTACGGCGGCGAGAAGGGCG encodes:
- a CDS encoding enoyl-CoA hydratase/isomerase family protein, whose amino-acid sequence is MSLAATEAAGPLAALQLDGGHARITLSRSRRHNALVPELLTDLRAAIAVARQSGARALVLASAARSFSIGGDIAGFLAHAGSAGALSAYAADLVGELNGAILDLLAFPMPVLTALNGPVTGGSTGLVLASDLVAADPSAFFQPYYVDMGFAPDGGWTALLPDRVGTATALSIQVLNRRISADEALRLGLVSELAAPGGVETVIAGWLATLAAKDPRSLAATRAGVWTPERVSVVAARLEAERQRFLALVTHPDTLARMRDFAAGSARA
- a CDS encoding TetR/AcrR family transcriptional regulator translates to MPAGPVAEAEEPRGVQPKTARGEATRRAILDAAERVIGAKGFSEASIGAITREAGCAQGTFYIYFKSKEEVFSELVLEMGRLVRRALTQATANIPDRLDAEKAGLRGFLDFVAAHPDLYRIIQEALFVDPAAYRAYFSSFAEGYRSALADAEAAGQIRPGDCDVRAWALMGIARALGERAVIWEDRTPVAEVVDAAHDLIVHGLQPRGDKP
- a CDS encoding MurR/RpiR family transcriptional regulator yields the protein MEHALVEEIRARLDEFTATERRAAQALMANYPFLGLQTVAQFADAAGVSSPTILRFVARLGFPGFPEFQRRLKSEIENQLKAPLARDLALPSADTGCGNAYADKLVENLRETFQHLPAREIEAFVRLLADERRTVYLLGGRFTDALARYMAAHLRIVRPGVHHLAGQESNWLDQLIGMGPKDVLVVFDIRRYQAGIVRFAEAAARQGVTVGLITDSWMSPVARISQHVLPVRVAVPSPWDSSTALMAVAEVLIAGVTRENWQRSEQRMQALEALRNGADPVRPLESDDGEARE
- a CDS encoding N-formylglutamate amidohydrolase, which codes for MAQPERPFASDGTAVSVENRNGSSDYVLVCDHASNFIPEAYGDLGLSAEARVAHIAWDPGALGTAQEMARLLDAPLVYPRISRLIIDCNRDHAAHDLIPAISETTRIPGNENLGEEERKQRIALAHAPFHSAIETLVAERARAGKRSVIVSVHTYTPVYKGVARPWEIGIIADKDRRLGDAMIAALKAPGDLTVGDNEPYSPADGVYYTLTRHGEAHGRACAMIEIRNSDVATPEAEKQWGQRLGKILADSLPVLEEGA
- a CDS encoding TRAP transporter small permease subunit yields the protein MPGFARAYVRWVDGFNIRLGRVIMYGLFVMMAILLWSSISKTFFTPSLWTLELAQFAMVTYYVLGGPYSLQAGAHVRMDLFYANWSLRKKASIDALTVFLLIFYLGVLLYGSLASTAFSLGYFDDHPLLFYRDLIVAFVTGGPDAAGEVMGHLERSRTAFRAYMWPIKVIMTFGFFLMLLQAISELIKDIARISGEEI
- a CDS encoding TRAP transporter large permease, giving the protein MSYEMITLFMFASMMLMMLTGQRVFGAIGGVAAIAALALWGTGSTDIPFAQAIKLMNWYPMLTLPMFIFMGYVLSESRIAEDLYRMFHVWMGPINGGLAIGTILLMVLVSAMNGLSVAGMAIGATIALPELLRRGYDKRMISGVIQAGSSLGILIPPSVVLVLYAMIARQPVGNLWLAGVIPGLMMAAMFIVYVAIRCKLQPQLGPALPKEERNVPMPEKLRLLSAGLLPIGIFLVMMIPFVNGWTSLVESSAIGALTAFAVALAKRRMTWAIFQSCVKQTLFISCMFMWIILAALGFGAVFDGLGAVKSIEHFFTGELGLNPWTILIIMQLSFLVMGTFLDDTAMLVIVAPLYVPLVAKLDLGMPPDQALIWYGVLYTITTQIAYLTPPFGYNLFLMRAMAPPEFSMRDIYASIVPFVLIMVLALAIIMIFPQIALWLPGLVYGT
- a CDS encoding TRAP transporter substrate-binding protein, coding for MTSRREFLKNAGLTTVAAAGATTLAAPAVLGQAPIKWRLQTYAGAALGEHVIKPAIDAFNKAANGQMVIELYYADQLVPTSELFRAMQKGTIDAVQSDDDSMASPTEVAVFGGYFPFATRYSLDVPVLFNQYGLKKIWEDEYAKVGVKHISAGSWDPCHFATKDPITKLEDLKGKRIFTFPTAGRFLTQFGVVPVTLPWEDIQVAVQTGELDGIAWSGITECYTVGWADVTKYFLTNNISGAWVGHFFANNDRWNELPDHLKVMLQLAMDSSHLYRQWWYWGGEADLRVNGPKLQLTSIPDDEWVVVEQASLAFWDEIAAESPVKAQVVEIIKKYNTVMAKAGRPYRYG
- a CDS encoding glutamine synthetase family protein → MAGNLTLDALKLAAAEGRIDTVLACIVDMQGRLMGKRFHVQHFLTSAHEETHCCNYLLATDLEMYTVAGYAATSWAGGYGDYVMKPDLSTLRLVPWLEGTAMVLCDVQDHHTHADVPHSPRALLKTQVARLDALGLTAMMATELEFFLFARSFDEIRKSGFRDLEPISAYNEDYHILATTKEEHVMRPLRNHLYAAGIPVENTKGEAEAGQEELNIRYADALTCADYHSIAKHAVKEIAWQHGHGVTFLPKWHKDRTGSSAHVHQSLWTKDGKPAFFDASKPHGMSDLMRQYMAGLIKYAPDYTYFLAPYINSYKRFQKGTFAPTRMVWSIDNRTAGFRLCGEDTKGVRVECRIGGSDLNPYLALAVQIAAGLRGIEEKLDLAPAMTGDLYEAQKTPQIPRNLRDALSALNASSMLREAFGDKVVDHYLRAGEWEQEEFDRVVTDYEIARGFERA